Proteins encoded in a region of the Veillonella parvula genome:
- the queF gene encoding preQ(1) synthase, with product MASGRSEKELQGVTMLGHKTDYPTDYAPQVLEAFDNKHPDNDYFVKFNCPEFTSLCPMTGQPDFATIYISYVPDKKMVESKSLKLYLFSFRNHGDFHEDCINIIMKDLVKLMDPKYIEVWGKFTPRGGLSIDPYANYGKPGTEWEKTAKERLHFHDMQPERVAYR from the coding sequence ATGGCATCCGGCAGATCTGAAAAAGAGTTACAAGGGGTAACGATGTTAGGTCACAAGACCGATTATCCTACTGATTATGCGCCACAGGTGTTAGAGGCGTTTGATAATAAACACCCTGACAATGACTATTTCGTTAAGTTTAATTGCCCTGAGTTCACAAGTTTGTGTCCTATGACAGGTCAACCAGACTTTGCGACCATCTACATTTCTTATGTTCCAGATAAGAAAATGGTAGAGTCCAAGTCATTGAAGTTATATCTATTTAGTTTCCGCAATCACGGTGACTTTCACGAGGATTGCATCAACATCATCATGAAAGATCTTGTGAAGTTGATGGATCCTAAATATATCGAGGTGTGGGGCAAGTTTACGCCGCGCGGTGGTTTGTCCATCGATCCATACGCAAATTACGGCAAGCCTGGTACAGAGTGGGAAAAGACTGCAAAAGAGCGCCTCCATTTCCATGATATGCAGCCTGAGCGCGTAGCATACCGTTAA